One part of the Amphiura filiformis chromosome 5, Afil_fr2py, whole genome shotgun sequence genome encodes these proteins:
- the LOC140152290 gene encoding sushi domain-containing protein 4-like produces the protein MLLFAVLISYPAYLLACVDPGTPAHSIRSPVEGSLPYPVPVGTTLHYQCMEGYALKGSPKITCTAQEDNTWLPSGPPECRANYCEDPRIIHGKINGQLVPGTHDQFVAKTFARLICDPGFMGGGTSDQENFCMPSGEWARQWDLCSVYALNLFELSFLPNSPVRSCMEVFWDVYALNLFELSFFAKFTSQIMYGGLLGWLTGDLYFEYDTVISETRIVEKDRQQE, from the exons ATGCTGTTATTTGCTGTGTTAATCAGCTATCCAG CATATTTATTAGCGTGTGTTGACCCAGGTACTCCTGCACACTCAATCAGATCACCAGTGGAGGGATCTTTACCTTATCCAGTCCCAGTAGGGACTACTCTTCACTATCAGTGTATGGAAGGATATGCGCTCAAAGGAAGTCCCAAAATCACATGTACTGCACAAGAAGACAATACTTGGCTACCATCAGGGCCTCCTGAATGTAGAG CCAACTATTGTGAAGATCCGAGGATTATACATGGAAAAATCAATGGACAACTTGTGCCAGGAACTCATGATCAGTTTGTAGCAAAAACCTTTGCCAGGCTAATATGCGATCCAGGATTCATGGGAGGAGGAACATCGGATCAGGAGAACTTTTGTATGCCATCTGGAGAGTGGGCAAGACAGTGGGATTTATGCTCAG TCTATGCTCTGAACTTATTTGAACTGTCATTTTTGCCAAATTCACCAGTCAGATCATGTATGGAGGTCTTCTGGGATG TCTATGCTCTGAACTTATTTGAActgtcattttttgccaaattcacCAGTCAGATCATGTATGGAGGTCTTCTGGGATG GCTTACAGGTGACTTGTATTTTGAATATGATACAGTTATATCAGAAACAAGGATTGTTGAAAAGGACAGACAACAAGAATGA
- the LOC140153415 gene encoding nuclease EXOG, mitochondrial-like isoform X1, giving the protein MASSFRYAFGSGVATGSVASITLYSLYSYMIQPMMKQESAQCATQVQLKEIPDMKPYGGRKDFTKYGVPDRGPNIRFYSNHALSYDQAKRIPVWVAEHITKYDSIGSANRRHSYFKADDNFPSIFAANNSDYKRSGWSRGHMAPAGNNKHDQEAMNDTFLLSNIVPQDIDNNGGFWNRFEIYCREHLPEHFEEVRVISGPLFLPSEGKDGKKYIKYQVIGDNNVAVPTHLYKVIVTEGALQSTQKGVTGPFAGAFIVPNEPIKSKEPLKQYQVPLMKLEKASGVQFFPKLSGHHLTDLCTVDSCDLISQDLLTLRFISRKMENATTVHRLEKSWQEFKNIDFKPDQKEIAFLTGVYEKKKKELEKKESGRSEL; this is encoded by the exons ATGGCATCGTCATTCAGATATGCGTTTGGTTCGGGTGTTGCCACTGGATCTGTTGCCTCTATAACACTCTACTCATTGTATTCTTACATGATCCAGCCCATGATGAAGCAGGAAAGTGCACAGTGTGCTACACAGGTTCAGTTAAAAG AAATTCCAGATATGAAACCTTATGGAGGTAGGAAAGACTTCACAAAATACGGAGTCCCAGATAGAGGACCTAATATACGATTCTACAGCAACCATGCTCTGAGCTATGACCAAGCCAAGCGAATACCAGTGTGGGTTGCAGAACATATCACTAAGTATGACAGCATAG GTTCCGCAAATCGCAGACATAGCTATTTTAAAGCAGATGACAACTTCCCATCTATATTTGCTGCTAACAATTCAGATTACAAGAGAAGTGGGTGGTCAAGAGGTCATATGGCACCAGCAGGGAATAACAAACATGATCAG GAGGCAATGAATGATACATTCCTTTTATCTAACATCGTGCCTCAAGACATCGATAACAATGGAGGATTTTGGAATCGATTTGAGATCTACTGTAGAGAACATTTACCTGAGCACTTTGAAGAAGTGCGAGTCATCAGCGGACCATTGTTCTTACCAAGTGAAGGAAAAGATGGGAAAAAATATATCAAGTATCAG GTCATTGGTGATAATAATGTTGCAGTACCCACACATCTCTACAAAGTCATTGTCACAGAGGGTGCTTTGCAGTCAACTCAAAAAGGTGTCACAGGACCTTTTGCAGGTGCTTTTATTGTGCCTAATGAACCAATCAAATCCAAAGAGCCTCTGAAACAGTACCAAGTCCCACTGATGAAATTGGAGAAAGCCTCTGGTGTGCAGTTCTTCCCAAAACTCAGTGGGCATCACTTAACTGATTTATGTACCGTGGATTCTTGTGACTTGATATCTCAGGATTTGCTAACATTGCGATTTATCTCAAGGAAAATGGAGAATGCTACTACAGTTCATAGACTGGAGAAATCATGGCAAGAATTTAAGAACATTGACTTCAAACCTGACCAGAAGGAGATTGCATTTTTGACAGGGGTgtatgaaaagaaaaagaaagagttGGAGAAGAAAGAGAGTGGAAGATCAGAATTATGA
- the LOC140153415 gene encoding nuclease EXOG, mitochondrial-like isoform X2, whose protein sequence is MASSFRYAFGSGVATGSVASITLYSLYSYMIQPMMKQESAQCATQVQLKDMKPYGGRKDFTKYGVPDRGPNIRFYSNHALSYDQAKRIPVWVAEHITKYDSIGSANRRHSYFKADDNFPSIFAANNSDYKRSGWSRGHMAPAGNNKHDQEAMNDTFLLSNIVPQDIDNNGGFWNRFEIYCREHLPEHFEEVRVISGPLFLPSEGKDGKKYIKYQVIGDNNVAVPTHLYKVIVTEGALQSTQKGVTGPFAGAFIVPNEPIKSKEPLKQYQVPLMKLEKASGVQFFPKLSGHHLTDLCTVDSCDLISQDLLTLRFISRKMENATTVHRLEKSWQEFKNIDFKPDQKEIAFLTGVYEKKKKELEKKESGRSEL, encoded by the exons ATGGCATCGTCATTCAGATATGCGTTTGGTTCGGGTGTTGCCACTGGATCTGTTGCCTCTATAACACTCTACTCATTGTATTCTTACATGATCCAGCCCATGATGAAGCAGGAAAGTGCACAGTGTGCTACACAGGTTCAGTTAAAAG ATATGAAACCTTATGGAGGTAGGAAAGACTTCACAAAATACGGAGTCCCAGATAGAGGACCTAATATACGATTCTACAGCAACCATGCTCTGAGCTATGACCAAGCCAAGCGAATACCAGTGTGGGTTGCAGAACATATCACTAAGTATGACAGCATAG GTTCCGCAAATCGCAGACATAGCTATTTTAAAGCAGATGACAACTTCCCATCTATATTTGCTGCTAACAATTCAGATTACAAGAGAAGTGGGTGGTCAAGAGGTCATATGGCACCAGCAGGGAATAACAAACATGATCAG GAGGCAATGAATGATACATTCCTTTTATCTAACATCGTGCCTCAAGACATCGATAACAATGGAGGATTTTGGAATCGATTTGAGATCTACTGTAGAGAACATTTACCTGAGCACTTTGAAGAAGTGCGAGTCATCAGCGGACCATTGTTCTTACCAAGTGAAGGAAAAGATGGGAAAAAATATATCAAGTATCAG GTCATTGGTGATAATAATGTTGCAGTACCCACACATCTCTACAAAGTCATTGTCACAGAGGGTGCTTTGCAGTCAACTCAAAAAGGTGTCACAGGACCTTTTGCAGGTGCTTTTATTGTGCCTAATGAACCAATCAAATCCAAAGAGCCTCTGAAACAGTACCAAGTCCCACTGATGAAATTGGAGAAAGCCTCTGGTGTGCAGTTCTTCCCAAAACTCAGTGGGCATCACTTAACTGATTTATGTACCGTGGATTCTTGTGACTTGATATCTCAGGATTTGCTAACATTGCGATTTATCTCAAGGAAAATGGAGAATGCTACTACAGTTCATAGACTGGAGAAATCATGGCAAGAATTTAAGAACATTGACTTCAAACCTGACCAGAAGGAGATTGCATTTTTGACAGGGGTgtatgaaaagaaaaagaaagagttGGAGAAGAAAGAGAGTGGAAGATCAGAATTATGA